The genomic window tgtatttttccaATTTTAGTGAGCATCACAACATATATGAAGACCGTATGTGGGACTTTGGGTGCAAAGCCACGTTTGACTCAGCAACTAACTGCTTCACATCTTCCTACGTAAATGACCTCGACAAACCTTTCAACTACCAATGCCCAAGCCACCAGGTCATCACAGGGATGAACAGCTATCATGACAACAAGCATGAGGACAGAAGGTGAGATGTAAATTAATCACTATTcacatgaaaaaatacaaatCTTCAAGAAATGACTGTCAAATCAAACagaataactagggctttacaatgatggtaaaATGTAGAGACATTTGGGGATTGAATGGTGTAAAATCCTAAAAGTGACACAGGGTTGACGGAGGTACTGTTTTTGTTGAACAACCCTACTATAATGTGAATTACAAGGTCAATGCAAAACATATATCATAATTTAAACCTTATTTCCACCCTTATACAGATGGAAGTTCACCTGCTGTGGAGCCAGCAACTTCTGTACTGATTCCTGCCAGTGGACCAACTACGTAAACTGGTTTGATGAGGCCTTCACTTTTAATGCCCCACCAAATTCCTACCTGATTGCAGCTGAAAGCTACCACGACAACAATTATGAGTGAGTATGATTATCCATTGGTACTGTATGCTAATGTATGCTAATGTAATGGATTCCaagtattttctctctctgtgtgtgtgtgtgtatctacggTATCTGTGTGTCATATTCTTGCTGTTGGAATAAACAAGCTTCAGGAAAGGAGGAATTGACTACAAAACTAACAGGAACAAAATGTCTGTTTGTCTTGTGTACTTTCAGAGATCGTCGCTGGAAATACCAATACTGTACCAGAAGGTCATGCTGAATCTATAACTGATTCTTCCTACAATCAGATTATTTTATCCGTTGTTGTCTCTTGATAATCTTGAAAGAAATTCACGATTAAAGATACATGCATCGAATGATTGTGTTTCATTTCCCTGCACTAACGTTTAAATGATTGATTATGCTTGGTTTCTGGTCAAGATATAAACtctatacagtactgtaatggACGGCAAATGGTTATCTCAGACAATAATTACTAAAACAttgggtcacactttatttggataatcCCCTATAGATGATCTACAGCGGAACAAACCATCAACAGACTATCAACTGCAACTCTGTTGATATGCAACAGCTTGCTAtggttacgtttagggttagagttagtcaaatcaaattgtatttgtcacatgcgctgaatataacaggtgtagtagaccttacagtgaaatgcttaaccaacaatgcagttttaagaaaatacacaaaaaaaagtgttggGGTTAAAGGGAAAGTTCAGTATTTTACAACTTCATTTTAGATGGTTCCTGCTCCTGTAAGTAGTCTATGGATCAGGATAAACTGTAATACATGGTTTGTTTTTTCTTCTAATAGCCACTACACACTTCAGCTAACTTTAGCCTCTGCTGGTTTAAAATCAATGGGAGTGGTGTGGGCATGCAGTGACTGTTAAAAAAGCCATAGACAAATTAACTTAATTATTTGGTTTGACGTAACTTTAAATGATTAGGCTTCTTAAATTCTTAAACATCTtaaccatggattacagtttctcctggcccataGACAACCTTCAGGGGGAGGATCCATCTAACAAGAAGGTGTAAAATACTGAACTTCTCCTTTAAGGCATTTACTGAGATACTGCTGTCGGGCTTCTACCCATTGAGAAAAGTGTATGCTGTTCTAGTCTGCCTAGTGGCCGTGTCCTCTCGAGCCTGCCTAACGGTCCTAAACTGACCTGATAACGTGATTTCCCCCCAGTTTGGTTGGTAATGTAAAAATGTATATCTGGGCAGATGGGCTTCAATTGCTCTGAAACCTTTCAGGTTGTTAGGAAAACATCTAATTCTGTTGATTATTTTCACACAATCATATTTGGACCGATCTCGTGGGACTGTGATGTACATAATGTACATAATGTTTGTACCTTTGACTGCCAGGTTACACCCTGGGTCAACTACAGTACTGGGATGAGGCATTCACCAACAAAGCCACCAGTACCAACGATctccttattccacattttgttgtattacagcctgaattcaacattgaTTAAATTGATTGTTtttctcaacaatctacacacaatatcccataatgacaaagtggaattatgtttaaaaaataataataatttcatgaaaaattaaaaacagaaatgtctcatttacacaagtattcacatccttgagtcaatactttgtatgtTTGAAAATAcccttgagcatggtgaagttattaattacatgttggatggtgtatcaatacacccattcactacaaagatacaggcatccttcctaactcagttgccggagaggaaggaaactgctcagggatttcactatgaggccaatggtgacttacaTTACAGAGTTtagtggctgtgataggagaacactaaggatggatcaacaacattatagttactccacaaaactaacctaaagaaaagaaggaagcctgtacagaatacaaatgttccaaaacatacatcctgtttgcaacaaggcattaaAGTACAATTGCAAtacatgtggcaaagcaattcactttttgtcctgaatacaaagtgttatggtTGGGATTAATCCAATATAATCTACAGAGTACcactggtggctgcatcatgttaaagGTATCCTTGTAaacgttaaggactggggagtttttcaggataaaaaggaaatggaattgacctaaacacaggcaaaatcatagaggaaaatCCTAGTGGTTCAGTCTCCTTTCCTAAAGCTAAAGTTAAAAGTCTGTATTATACACAACCTTTTGAGGTTAAATGCAATTACATTATAAGAACTAAAGGTATGACATCAATGCACTGTATTTGACTTTTGATAACAGATTCTGGTACAAGCCATGCACTGAAACCACGTTCTCGACACTCCTAAATTCGTCATACACTCATGTATTACACATATAGTCTCATATCTTTCCCTCCAATTGATTCTGTCTATTAAAAATAGTATATTAATTGACTTCAGCTCCCCAGGAGCAGGGATGGAGATTTGGAGACCATTTATTTTATTCCTCAGTACATTGCCCTCTACATGTTAGTTCATAGTAAAAGTTGCCAGTTCTGTTTCACCTTATTTAATGGTCACTACAGAAATAATGTATTTTTAATGGGCAGGTTTGAATGGGCAGGGCAGGTTCGCTCTcagtctgttctctctgataAGGTGTGTTTGTTAACCTTCTCCCTCTACTACTTGACTCTGTAACAGTCCCATATTCCTGGTATCGAATTCACCTCACTCCATCTCTGCGAGACAATGAAGGATACACACACCCTGCTCAATCTGCTTCTGCTGCTAGTGTTCCTAGCAGGtaatatgatttaaaaaatatataacaacATTGTTTTATGTTAACATTTCTTTTTGAGGATGGCAAGTTGGTTTGACATCAGTCAGTAGGTCTGGACACTTCCTGTTAAGCTCTATAACTACATTTACTTTCAATGTCTACGGAGGTCCAGCTTTTGTTTGGGTGAAAATAGTGTTACATTATAATGTGTTGATTATAGCCTATGGCTGTTTTAATGAACTTCCAGGATCAGCTTTGACCACTGATGGAGGGAGTGGCAGTATCAGTAAGTGAACCACATCACATAATAGCCAAGCCAAATTATTACAGGATGGAACACATCGCTGCATTGATGGGAATGTTGGGTACTTTGAATAATGACTGTGATCGTAGGGTAGTGCTATCAGCTAGCAGCTAACTACAGGCGTTTTATTGGATTATCGTTGTAGTAATTTATCACTGTTACAAGAATACATTTACACCCTGTATCCAATAAATCCTTTATTCttaaacaggtaggcctacattgcCTGATTGTGCACTGTACTTTTCAGATGGTCCCTTGGAACTAACCATTGTGGGACCTGACTTTGTTAAAGTGGGTGTGCCACGCAGCTTTGACTGTGCTGCCCAGTGCTCTCCTTCCTGTAGCTACAGAATGAGTATCGACGGGCAGATTTGGCAAGGCAATGAGCTGTTGTTCACAGCTCGCCAATGGGAGGAGTCCCTAAACCTCACATGCACTGCAAGGAATGATGACTCTGGGAGGTCCTCTACAGTAACAAAGATACTGCAGGTTTTAGGTGCGTGGGTGGTTTGTTGTTTTTATAACACTTCACTTGAAATTAAAGGTGATGGTCTTTATGATATTAGGAATAGAGGGATAATTAAATGTGTTGTAATTTATTGACAACATGTCTGGATTACTGGATTAGTGCTAGATAAAATTATTTTTCTACTGTTTTTCACATTGGTCATAGGATCTAGACTATTATCTAAATGTCTATGTGTTCCTCCTTTTAGCTGGACCTACCAACATATCGATCACAGGCCCTGCCCTGATGACCCCAGGGGCCCCTCAAAGCTTCCAGTGTAACGCAGACTGCCGTCCCTCCTGCAACTACACCTGGAAGATAAAGGGTCGATGGCTCGGGGGGCAGGGGAACAAGATTACTGTAACTCCCGAAGAGTTGGCCACCTCTGCTACCCTGAACTGCAAGGCCATCAACAGTGTGTCCGGGCTCTATGCCATGGCAACCAGGACAATTCCTGTAACATGTAGGTTATTCTGAGATTTAGAGCTTCTAACAATTGTAGATTCCCTCTTGTTGTTAGTGTAATGCAATTGTCCATATCCACACAAATAGCTTCATCTATCAATATACATACATTCCCTTATATAGTATGTAATCTATATTTGTTGGGGTTTTGGTTGAAGTGATACTTGAACCATTTTTTTCCTCTAATTTTTGTCTCCTATCAGCTGGTCCATCAGAGGTCCACGTCATCGGCCCAGACTCTGTTGCAGTCGGCTTCAAGTCCATGTTTCAGTGCACTGCCAAATGCACTCCCGCTTGTGACTACCGCTGGACCATTGATGGTCACACTGTCCACGGTAGTGAGATGGAGATGACGGTCGAGCGAAATGTGAAGTCAGAGAAGATTATGTGCCACGCTCAGAATACGGTCTCAACTCATTTTGAGGTGGTCACCAAGTCCATACGGGTGGAAGGTACAGCAGAAATCTCATGATTCTACATTTTAGCAACTACCTTAACTTTTATGCTGTCATAAACATTATCTGACCTAATATCATGTTTTTTTGTGTTCCTTTTGGAATGGTTTTGTGCGTGTTGCAGAAAATGACAAAAATAAGATCCTCTCCAAAAAATATGGTTGTCAAGCTGTGTCCAGTTTGTGTTTGTCCAAGAAGACCATCTCTGGGAGGAAGCATCAGCATTGtacagcagctgaaacctggtcccgaTTGAGTCCGAACATACCTTGCTGACAACAACACCAGGTTCCAGAACATTAAAGCTGTAAAACAGGAATATAGACTGAAAATAGACAAGACATTAAAACATTGAATACTAgctacagtgacttcagaaagtattcacactccctgacttccacatgttgttatgttggagtctgaatttaaaatagaatacatttcaattttttgtcactggcctacacacaataccccataatgtcaaagtggaattatgttttttatatatatacactaccgttcaaaagtttggggtcacttaggaatgtctttgtttttgaaagaaaatcaaatgttttgttcattacaataacatcaaattgatcagaaatacagtgtagacattattaatgttgtaaatgactattgtagctggaaacgacagattgtttgtggaatatctacataggcatacagaggcccatcatcagcaaccgtcactcctgtgttccaatggcacgttgtgttagctaatcaaatagtacccgtaaaacaccagtctcaacatcaatagtgaagaggcgactccggggtgttcctctgtccagtgtctgtgttcttttgcccatcttaatcttttcttttcatTGGCCAATCTGagagatggctttttctttgcaactatgCCTTGAAGaccaacatcccggagtcgccccttcactgttgacgttgagactggtgttttgcgggtactatttaatgaagctgccagttgaggactctcaaactagacactctaatgtacttgtcctcttgctcagttgtgcaccggggcctcccactcctctttctattctggttagtgccagtttgtgctgttctgtgaagggagtagtacacagcgttgtaggagatcttcagtttattagcaatttctcgcatggaatagcctttatttctcagaacaagaatagactgatgagtttcagaagaaatgtctttgttattgcccattttgagcctgtaatcgaacccacaaatgctgatgctccagatactcaaatagtctaaagaaggccagttttattgtgtctttaatcagtacaacagttttcagctgtgttaacataattgcaaaagggttttctaatgatcaattagccttttaaattgataaacttggattagctaacacaacgtgccattggaacaggagggatggctgctgataatgggcctctgtatgcctgtgtagatattccacaaaaaatctgccatttcaagctacttttatttaaccaggtaggcaagttgagaacaagttctcatttacaactgcgacctggccaagataaagcaaagcagttcgacacatacaacaacacagagttacacatggagtaaagaaacatacagtcaataatacagttgaaaATCAAGTCTGTaaacaatgtgagcaaatgaggtgagataagggaggtagggcaataaataggccatggtggcgaagtaaataatTAAAACGCAATTAAAacgctggaatggtagatttgcagtagatgaatgtgcaaagtagaaatactggggtgcaaaggagcaagataaataaataaatcaaataaatgcagtaggggatgaggtagttgtttgggctatttatagatgggctatgtacaggtgcagtgatctgtgagctgctctgacagctggtgcttaacgctagtgagggagataagtgtctccagtttcagtcattggcagcagagaactggaaggagaggcaatacaatagtcatttacaacattaacaattccTGCACTGTATTACTGATcactttgatgttattttaatggacaaaaaatgtggttatctttcaaaaacaaagacatttctaagtgaccccaaacttttgaacggtagtgtatatatttttttactaattaattaaaaatgataagatgaaatgtcttgagtccttcctaactcagttgctggagaggagtCAAACCGGTCACGGATTTCACCTCGAGGTCAATGGtgaatttaaaacagttacagagttgaatggctgtgataggagaaaactgaggatggatcaaaaacattgtaaataacaatactaacctaattgacagagtgaaaagaaggaagcctttacaaaataaaaatattcaaaaacatgcatcctgtttgcaacaaaggCACTAACGTAATACTGCAAAATAaattggcaaagcaattaactttttttgtcctgaatagaaagtCTTATacttggggcaaatccaatacaacacgttACTGAGTAGCACTCTCCACATTTTCAAACGTAGTGGTGCTGGTGTCATGTCATGGGTATGCATGTAATTGttgaggactggggagtttttcaagataaaaaataaacggaatggagctacagtaagcacaggcaaaatcttagaggaaaacctggttcagtctgctttccatcagacactgggagatgaattcacctttcagcaagacaataacctaaaacacaaagccaaatctaaacaggagttgctcaccaagaagacattgaatgttcctaagtggcctagttacagttataacttaaatctgcttgaaaattaATGGCAAAACCTAAAAGTTCTTGTttggcaatgatcaacaacaaatttGACCGAGCTTGAAGAATTgcgaaaagaataatgggcacaatccaggtgtggaaagctcttagagatttacacAGAAAGAcactcagctgtaatcactgactCAGGAGGTTGAATGCTTATCTAAATCAAGATATGTTagtgttttatttgtattttttttttatttgacaaaTTATAGATTATTTTTTCCGCTTTGACATTATagattattttgtgtagatcgttgacagaaaattacaattaaatcaatcccactttgtaacacaacaaaatgttgaaaaagtcaagggatgtgactactttctgaaggcagggTATAACATAAATTGACCTCTGTTTTCATCTGATACAAATAAGATCATACAATGTAATGACAATGATAACTACTGGTCCAGCTTGATCTGTGGCAGAGGCCATGAATTACGGAGTCAGTTGATTTTGCTAGTCCTAACTTTCCAccagtactgtactacactgtaccgtcctccagtccaaccagcgGTGGAATGTTGACCCCAATGTTGTATATAaactggattgctgatgctatgtatttaCCATTGAGAGGCTATGAAGCCACTGGTTGGACATATTGCCACTCCCAAGTAGCAGTCCtccatttcaattaaatgtttcaaggacaaaattacatttatttaagtttcatttttgtagtagtggggacagtaacattagtcatCTCTATAAATGATACATTATGGATTATAATTTTTttccgttatttaactaggcaagtcagttaagaacaacttcttatttacaatgacagccttccccagccaaacccggacgacgctgggccaattgtgcgccgcttatgggactcccaatcacgggccGGATatgattcgaaccagggactgcagtgacgtcTCTtgcgctgcgccactcaggagctcaATGTTTAGCCGTGTAATAGAACAATTTAGCAAAAACGAACGTACACATTAATAAATAcgtttctatagcttccaaaaatatttttttaccctCATGacggagtgccaagatggaggcacagtgGCTTCAACACATCCCCCCCattagtcatctagtgtatatataaatcattggttgACCActgtcacagtgctgtccttcaccACGGCAGCAATCTCTCACAAAGTGTTCACTCATCTTtctgctgaaagacaaattccagaccAAAAATGTGCTTAGTAAAATATGAgacttacacagacacacatggctaagttgatgggtcatgtaaatgagttcaatagaatgttatacagtgggtcaataacaaaagtttatctcaatactttgttatataccctttgttggcaatgacagaggtcaaacgttttctgtaagtcttcacaagtttttcacacactgttgctggtattttggcccattcctccatgcagatctcctctagagcagtgatgttttggggctgttgctgggcaacacagactttcaactccctccaaagattttctatggggttgagatctggagactggctaggccactccaggaccttgaaatgcttcttacgaagccactccttcgttgctcgggcggtgtgtttgggatcattgtcatgctgaaacgtttcatcttcaatgcccttgctgatcgaaggaggttttcactaaaaatctcacgatacatggccccattcattctttcctttacacggatcagtcgtcctggtcctttgcagaaaaacagccccaaagcatgatgtttccacccccatgcttcacagtaggtatggtgttatttggatgcaactcagcattctttgtcctccaaacacgacgagttgattttttatcaaaaagttatattttggtttcatctgacatcctcccaatcttcttctggatcatccaaatgctctctagcaaacttcagacgggcctggacatgtactggcttaagcagggggacacgtctggcactgcaggatttgagtccctggcggcatagtgtgttactgatggtaggctttgttactttggtcccagctctctgcaagtcattcactaggtccccccgtgtggttctgagatttttgctcaccgttcttgtgatcattttgaccccacggggtgagatcttgcgtggagccccagattgagggagattatcagtggtcttgtatgtcttccatttcctattGCTCCCAcatttgatttcttcaaaccaagctgcttacctattgcagattcagtcttcccagcctggtgcaggtctacaattttgtttctggtgtcctttgacagctctttggtcttggccatagtggagtttggagtgtgactgtttgaggttgtggaccgtgatactgataacaagttcaaacaggtgccattaatacaggtaacgagtggaggacagaggagcctcttaaagaagaagttacaggtatgtgagagccagaaatcttgcttgtttgtaggtgcccaaatacttattttccaccataatttgcaaataaattcataaaaaatccttcaatgtgattttctggattttttaaaatcattttgtctatcatagttgaagtgtacctatgatgaaaattacaggcctctctcatctttttaagtgggagaacttgcacaattggtggctgactaaatacttttttgccacactgtataCATAAATATAtggggggatacaaccatcccagctctgccgATTTTtctgtgaagagacagaatcattagatcctTTGTTTTGTACTGTCCATCTGtactgtagcttgttttggtcgcaggttcaggaatggcggaagaattgcaacatttacctggaactgactctgcaaatagcactgctgggtgatttaaaaagtcatagtcaatcgatcaataatataaaaatgttcttagcaaaaatgtttatctttaatttacaatctgtagaaactgagaataggaaggttcagaacttttctgaaacatcacagcacagttgaaaaatatatggcaaacaAAAATCAAAACTAACAATGAAAGAATGTTGAGTAAGTAAGTCTTTataaaaataattgcctccatgtTTTTATGGTGGAATGTTGACTATAGGCTACTTTGAACCATGCAAGGTAAGATATAATATGTGTCACGCcctatctctgttttctttatattttggttaggtcagggtgtgactagggtgggtatgctagttttagtattgtctagggtttttgtatgtctagagtttttgtaagtctaggtgaATTTGtttgtctatggtggcctgatatggttcccaatcagaggcagctgtttatcgttgtctctgattggggatcatatttaggtagccatttcctttTTGTGgtcgtgggatcttgtctatgtgtagttgcctgtcagcactcgtttgtatagtggttcggtttgttattttgttcagtgttcattcttttaataaataagaatgtacgcataccacgctgcgcattggtccgatccttataacgaaTGTGACAATATGAAGTAAAATGTCCAGGTTTCAAAGAATAGTGATGGTAATGATAGGCCTAACAGTCTTTAGGTAGATGGAAAAAAACATTCTCAATATAATGTTAACTCGCTACAATGCCTACTAttatccagt from Oncorhynchus mykiss isolate Arlee chromosome 15, USDA_OmykA_1.1, whole genome shotgun sequence includes these protein-coding regions:
- the LOC110490393 gene encoding hemagglutinin/amebocyte aggregation factor-like, whose protein sequence is MKRANVFILLLAGVLVNGKDPCWQNSYDQPLDFNCPSGQSISRIVSEHHNIYEDRMWDFGCKATFDSATNCFTSSYVNDLDKPFNYQCPSHQVITGMNSYHDNKHEDRRWKFTCCGASNFCTDSCQWTNYVNWFDEAFTFNAPPNSYLIAAESYHDNNYEDRRWKYQYCTRRSC
- the LOC110490394 gene encoding uncharacterized protein LOC110490394; the encoded protein is MKDTHTLLNLLLLLVFLAGSALTTDGGSGSINGPLELTIVGPDFVKVGVPRSFDCAAQCSPSCSYRMSIDGQIWQGNELLFTARQWEESLNLTCTARNDDSGRSSTVTKILQVLAGPTNISITGPALMTPGAPQSFQCNADCRPSCNYTWKIKGRWLGGQGNKITVTPEELATSATLNCKAINSVSGLYAMATRTIPVTSGPSEVHVIGPDSVAVGFKSMFQCTAKCTPACDYRWTIDGHTVHGSEMEMTVERNVKSEKIMCHAQNTVSTHFEVVTKSIRVEENDKNKILSKKYGCQAVSSLCLSKKTISGRKHQHCTAAETWSRLSPNIPC